A part of Pectobacterium cacticida genomic DNA contains:
- a CDS encoding flavodoxin: MATIGIFFGSDTGQTRKVAKLIYQKLDGIADAPLDVRRATREQFLSYPVLLLGTPTLGDGELPGVDTGCQYNSWLEFISTLSEADLTGKTVALFGLGDQLNYSKNFVSAMRILYDLAISRGARIVGQWPREGYKFSFSAALLENNEFVGLPLDQENQYDLTEERIDAWLGVLKQAVL; this comes from the coding sequence ATGGCTACCATCGGTATTTTTTTTGGATCTGATACAGGGCAAACAAGAAAAGTTGCAAAACTTATCTACCAGAAATTGGACGGCATTGCCGACGCGCCTCTGGATGTCCGGCGTGCAACCCGTGAACAGTTTTTATCCTACCCGGTATTGCTGCTGGGTACGCCAACGCTGGGCGATGGCGAGTTGCCAGGCGTGGATACCGGCTGTCAGTATAACTCCTGGCTGGAGTTCATCAGCACGCTGTCCGAAGCCGATCTGACTGGTAAAACAGTGGCCTTATTCGGGCTGGGCGATCAGCTTAATTATTCCAAAAATTTTGTGAGTGCAATGCGGATCCTCTATGACCTCGCCATTTCGCGTGGTGCCCGCATTGTAGGTCAGTGGCCACGTGAAGGTTATAAATTCTCGTTCTCCGCCGCACTGCTGGAAAACAATGAATTTGTCGGCCTGCCACTGGATCAGGAAAATCAGTATGATCTGACCGAGGAGCGCATTGACGCGTGGTTGGGGGTGCTCAAACAGGCTGTGCTCTGA
- a CDS encoding nitrogen fixation protein NifQ has translation MNGAQGWLRRLVSLHLAGRSHFPPQMGLDDAAWQALLQYTGHTAPMLSTWQLEQQKLLGLLQQTRTREREQLARWLSQSQVPEAAPMHALIATASMGFDHLWQDLGLDSRAELRDLMADCFPELVRLNHQNMRWKKFFYRQQCIGSLGEIVCRSPSCNECCEWNTCFAPEE, from the coding sequence ATGAACGGCGCGCAAGGGTGGTTGCGCCGGTTGGTGTCATTGCATCTCGCTGGACGCTCGCATTTCCCGCCGCAGATGGGGCTGGATGATGCCGCCTGGCAGGCCTTGTTGCAATATACCGGACACACCGCGCCGATGCTGTCCACATGGCAACTCGAGCAGCAAAAACTGCTCGGGCTGCTGCAACAGACCCGAACCCGGGAACGTGAACAACTGGCGCGCTGGCTCTCACAGTCACAGGTGCCGGAGGCCGCACCGATGCATGCACTGATCGCCACGGCCTCGATGGGGTTTGATCATCTGTGGCAGGATCTTGGGCTGGATTCCCGCGCTGAACTGCGCGATCTGATGGCTGATTGCTTTCCTGAACTGGTCAGGCTTAATCATCAGAACATGCGTTGGAAAAAGTTCTTCTATCGCCAACAATGTATTGGGTCGCTGGGCGAAATCGTCTGTCGCTCGCCAAGCTGTAACGAATGCTGTGAATGGAACACCTGCTTTGCGCCGGAAGAATAG